AGAGAAGAATATAGAAATGGAGGTGAAACAGAAGTGGAAAATAGGTTTCGTGTACGTTATGTCGTTATATGTATGGTGGCCGGTAAGGTGCCACTTATTCTCACTCACCCATCCAACcaatgttatttttctttttctttcacttttgcctttttttttttttttttttgaattaaaaaattgtAACTCATACATATTACATGGTTACTCCACCCGATATTTACACCAATATACCCAGTGATAAAAGGTTTAAATATACTCATGACCTGCATATAGATTATTTGAAGACTTTAGGATAAGTCAGTGAGTGAAAATTAAACCTTATACCTTAAGAACAGGGTATGAGCACTGTGAACCAGGAGTACTTGGTTTCGCTTTCCTCCCCCTTTTTTTTTAGTCTATTGCTAAATATATCCCTGATTTAAATATACCCCTTGTTTGTATCCAAATATATCTCTGTCGCaatactattggttcaaatatacccatCTTCCATTAAGTTTGTCCAATGTGGACATCTAATTCTAGGTGGCACTgacatttgatgaggtggatgACACGTGATGCCACCTCAGCGCCCCTTTTTTTCCCCTTCTCAAGTAGTGTTTGTTCTCCACAAATTTGATGACAAGAGCTAAGCATTATTTCCAAAAATATGAGGTGCAGATAATTCTCATTTTATATGACAGGCGTCCCTTCACAAGTATTTTATCGGAAACTCCAAAAAAGAATTATGTTGAGCTAGTAATTTACGAAAGATTATTCCCTTGTGGTATATATGTCCAGACCACCAGCTTAATAGCTTTTATTTTCTGAGGGGTAGAGAGCGAAAGAGATATTCTCAAAAGGGTGATATCAGAGTTCCAGACTTTTCTAGGTTGCTTTAGAACAATGCTCGGAATATGAAATTAAATTGCAAAAAATGCGCAAAACTGATCCAGGACTTGCATTAAGATAAACCAAGCAAAGAATTTGTTACTGAAACATAAGTGGGCAAATAGCAAACGAAAAATATGCGTCTCAAATATCTATTCCTAGGGTACAACTGGAGCTTTGACCAATAACTAACAAAAAAGAGTACAACTGGAGCCAcaattttcttctctttccttcATTTATCTTGCAAACAACTTCCTTATAACCGTTACATGAATGTAATAGCCTCTAGTGCATTTTATAATCCTATGCTAGATCCTTTTGGAGATCAATCACTTTACAATATGGAAATTGATCTAAGAGACAACATGCCCTTCTGCGCAAATATTTCAGAGGGGCAAAAAGAAACCAGCCTGCAGGTGTATCTGAGATCCTCTTCATGTAGTAAAGTGTCGCTACGTTGGCTGCCGAAGCATCTGTTGAAGCTGAATGACCTGCTGCTGCTGATCTGGTGGCAGTGAACTTAGCTGTTCAGGAGTCAGACTCAGTACTTGTTGCAGCAAGGCAGACTCAACGTCCGAGGGAAGCTGCACCTGTTGAAAAAGAACATATCTCCATATAACTAAACTACCATATTATAACTACATCATACATGATTCTAAATGTAGTACCAAATCAAAACAATCAGTTGCTTCTACAGAGAAAATAAAGGCATTTAACATAATTACATCCAGGATTTTACAAGACTGTATCAGAAGTACTAGTTAGACAATCTTTCAAACCAACATGTCAGGAAAGAAACAAATGGAGTTGAAGCATCTAAATTCACTTTTCATTTGTAAACAATCTGTCTTAAGTGTCTTCAATTGATTAAAAAGAAACAGCAACACTCTAAAATTACCTGACTAGCTTGTTTATCAGAGTTTGACACTTCTGCTGCAGCTGAAACTTGAGTCGAGGGTCCTGACAGGGACGTAGATACACTTGCATCAGGCAAGGCATAGCTTATTCCATCATTTAGCCTAGGCATTTTTGATGGCCGACTAAGAAGATCTAGATTATTAGTTGCCCCTCTCTTTTCCTCGGGCGAACCTGAAGGGTAAGCTGGTTTGGTAATCGAAGATGAATTATTTGGAGCCTGTGATCCTCGAGAGCCTTTATTCATATTATCCAAGACACCAGAAACTGCTGAAGGGTTTACCTGTTAATAAATGTTTTTATACAAGATCATATTTGTGTCCCTTTGAAAGAGACATAGTACAACACCACTGAAGTAAGTCTTGCAAGAAGGATACACACTGTTCCATATAGCAAATATCCTATGAACTTCCTGTTTTTATTGCGTTTGGGAGTTATTCAAGTAAATTTTCCAGAAGTAGAAAAGGGGTGAGGAGCAGAGCTTTTATTATCAAAGATAAGTGGCCTTTTGCATAAGATTTGAGTTCTCTTCTCGTATCACCAAAAAGCTATTAAGAGAACCTGATATTTAAACTCTCTTCCTTTCTAAGGTAAAGCACATTGTTATTTATTCATCGGATAATTACTTAACCAATCAAGCATGACAATCGTCTAGTTGACCGAAGTAAATTTTACTGACCATATTAAGTAGTTTCTGTGACATTTTCAAAATAATGCTTCCACATATTTCATATTTTGCCATTGCTGTTCATTTATTTGCAGTAATAGACTAACAGTTAAAGAAAGATAGGCACCTGAAAACCTTGTTCCAATAATGGGGGACGCGTTGATGGAGGAGGATGATAGTTTGTATTTGTTGTCCCCAGCTGATTATTATATGAAAAATTCGTAGTAGATGCAACTGGCCCAGCTTGCTGTAAGAAAGAAACATGCATTTGCTGCTTTATAGAAGAGGAAGTCCCCACCTGAACTGGCGGATTAACTGAAACATTGACCTGGGGTTGCATTGGTGGAAGGATTCTAGAAGGCGTAGGCAACTGACTCTGCAAAATCTGGTTCTGCGCTGGTTGGGCAAGCTGAATCTGAGGCCGTGCCTGGGGGAGTAAACTAGGGGGAAGTGGGGGTAACCCAGGGAGAGACTGGGTTGCTAGTTGTTGACTTCGCTGACTATCTAGCAACAATGGCTGCAGCTGAGGTGCAGTAGATTGCCGAATGTTTGACATCTGCAACTGCACATTTCAAAGATGATTAGGTGTTGCTCTTTCACAACCTGGTGCctcaaaaacaaccaaaaaaaaggagagagagagagagagagagagagagagagagagagagagagagagccagTGAACGAACCATTGGTTGGGACACCATTCCCAGTATTAGCTGTGCCTGCATccataaacaaataaaaacttGTAAGCATGGGATAACACAACAATCATGCAATGCAAAAAGGAGCAATAATGCTACTCTGAAGCTGACAACTCGTCATATGACCCCCTTCGTATTACAATAGAGCATGCTCAGCACTCCAGAAAAGCAAAACATCTATGCAATTTACAATACAGGAAGCATCTAAAATAATAAGCAAATAGCACAGATGTTCAGGGAAAAGTAATTGTCATGGTTGTAATGATACTACGAGCTATCCACAGTACAAAATAAATCATAGCAGCAGTATCTTCAACTCTTATATATGTTACCTGTGAGAAAAATGTAAATGTTTCTTTCCTTTGTAAGTGTAAAAATAGTGAACTTATACAGAAAATGCATGATCCACTCTGTGTCTTAGGATACTAAAGATTTGAAATTCAAGTTACTTAAAACCATATGTTTGATGTCACTCCTCTACCGAACTTTTAGATAGTGATTATAAAGTCTGCCCAAGAAAACATTAGCAGGTGGCAGAATAAAAGTCATCAAAGTAACAACCATATCTCTGGTGGTTATCTATCGTATCTTATCTACAAAAAGATATATACAAAGTGCTGAAAGAATCAACAACTGGACAACTGAAGTGAGCACAAGTGAGAGTAACCCACTTTCCACATTCCTCTCCTTTTTTCTAATAAGGTAAGTAAATTTTATTAAGGCAAGTACCAAGATG
This DNA window, taken from Nicotiana tabacum cultivar K326 chromosome 4, ASM71507v2, whole genome shotgun sequence, encodes the following:
- the LOC107811588 gene encoding cleavage stimulating factor 64-like — protein: MASSDSQRRCVFVGNIPYDATEEQLIQICEEVGPVVSFRLVIDRETGKPKGYGFCEYKDEETALSARRNLQGYEINGRQLRVDFAENDKNSDRNRDQGRGGPGMVTNVDPKKHIGGPAVPVDSTLHQPIGMSVAMTAAAVMAGALGAAQTGSSFSQAGVDLLTLQMSKLSRSQLNDVMSEFKAMCTQNKEQTRQLLLAIPNLSKALFQAQLILGMVSQPMLQMSNIRQSTAPQLQPLLLDSQRSQQLATQSLPGLPPLPPSLLPQARPQIQLAQPAQNQILQSQLPTPSRILPPMQPQVNVSVNPPVQVGTSSSIKQQMHVSFLQQAGPVASTTNFSYNNQLGTTNTNYHPPPSTRPPLLEQGFQVNPSAVSGVLDNMNKGSRGSQAPNNSSSITKPAYPSGSPEEKRGATNNLDLLSRPSKMPRLNDGISYALPDASVSTSLSGPSTQVSAAAEVSNSDKQASQVQLPSDVESALLQQVLSLTPEQLSSLPPDQQQQVIQLQQMLRQPT